One Myotis daubentonii chromosome 3, mMyoDau2.1, whole genome shotgun sequence genomic window carries:
- the RPA2 gene encoding replication protein A 32 kDa subunit encodes MWNSGFESYGSATFGGAGGYTQSPGGFGSPTPSQAERKSRTRAQHIVPCTISQLLSATLVDEVFRIGSVEISQVTIVGIIRHAEKAPTNIVYKIDDMTAAPMDVRQWVDTDDASGENTVVPPETYVKVAGHLRSFQNKKSLVAFKIMPLEDMNEFTAHILEVVNAHMMLTKANSQPSAGRAPISNPGMGEAGSFGGNSLIPANGLTVAQNQVLNLIKACPRPEGLNFHDLKNQLQHMPIASIKQAVDFLSNEGHIYSTVDDDHFKSTDAE; translated from the exons ATGTGGAACA GTGGATTTGAGAGCTATGGCAGCGCCACCTTCGGGGGAGCCGGAGGCTACACCCAGTCCCCCGGGGGCTTTGGATCGCCGACACCTTCTCAGGCTGAGAGGAAATCA agaacCCGAGCCCAGCACATTGTACCCTGTACCATATCTCAGCTGCTTTCTGCCACTCTGGTTGATGAAGTGTTCAGAATTGGGAGTGTTGAGATATCACAG GTCACTATTGTGGGGATAATCAGACATGCTGAGAAGGCTCCAACCAACATTGTTTACAAAATAGATGACATGACAGCTGCACCCATGGATGTTCGCCAGTGGGTTGACACAGAT GATGCCAGTGGTGAAAACACTGTGGTTCCTCCAGAAACGTATGTGAAAGTGGCTGGCCATCTGAGATCTTTTCAG AACAAAAAAAGCCTGGTGGCCTTTAAGATCATGCCCCTGGAGGATATGAATGAGTTCACCGCACATATTCTGGAAGTAGTGAATGCACACATGATGCTGACCAAAGCTAACAGCCAG CCCTCAGCCGGGAGAGCGCCTATCAGCAATCCAGGAATGGGTGAAGCAGGGAGCTTTGGTGGGAATAGCCTCATACCGGCAAATGGCCTCACTGTGGCCCAAAACCAG GTGCTGAATTTGATTAAGGCTTGCCCAAGACCTGAAGGATTAAACTTTCACGATCTCAAGAACCAGCTTCAACACATGCCTATAGCCTCAATCAA GCAAGCTGTGGATTTTCTAAGCAACGAGGGACACATCTATTCCACTGTGGATGATGATCATTTTAAATCCACAGATGCAGAATAA